Proteins from a single region of Pseudorasbora parva isolate DD20220531a chromosome 22, ASM2467924v1, whole genome shotgun sequence:
- the mon1a gene encoding vacuolar fusion protein MON1 homolog A, which translates to MPDARMAADVYNKGVSWEVKNGNLAPSDRLRQDRSDSPTPGLVEGTEPGAGQEGAMFVHAQSFEDLTADSESNTEDKSAEVGDSNLENAQGAGLEAGEEEAQEENLEAEQEEVGKEEVQSRSKAKEEDVTSETWRSHRKHVFVLSEAGKPIYTRYGTEEALSSIMGVMMLLMSFVEDKKNIIRSIHADGYRVVFLRKSPLILVGVFRTKCSDRELTRELQYVYYQIVSLLTLTQLNHVFQHRQSYDLRRLLAGSEHLTDNLLRLLDRDPGLLLSAVMCLPLAGSARDMVSSSLQAAKAKNLVFSILLAGNRLVTLVRKKDQFLHHMDLHLLFNLVGSSSSFREGEGWTPICLPKFNPAGFFHAHISYLEPASDLCLILVSTDREDFFNLSDCKKRFLERLRKRNAYQSLQEALNMPSYPVSHVGIPELRHFVYKSKSSGLYTSPDLPSPYQGEEEQERLMRLYQQLHSCLHNPTRPLRYIYRCADTENLYALVTSGFELYLCFSPLGTKSLAVSAVNKLLKWIRKEEDRLFILSPLTY; encoded by the exons ATGCCTGATGCCAGGATGGCGGCAGACGTCTACAATAAGGGTGTATCCTGGGAGGTTAAAAATGGCAACTTGGCACCATCAGATCGACTCCGGCAGGACCGATCGGACAGTCCGACCCCCGGCCTGGTGGAGGGGACAGAGCCAG GGGCTGGACAGGAGGGCGCCATGTTCGTTCACGCCCAGTCCTTTGAGGACCTGACAGCTGACAGTGAGTCTAATACTGAAGACAAATCTGCAGAGGTGGGCGACTCTAATCTAGAGAACGCTCAAGGTGCAGGTCTGGAAGCAGGTGAGGAGGAGGCGCAGGAGGAAAACTTAGAGGCTGAACAGGAGGAGGTGGGCAAAGAGGAGGTACAGAGCAGGAGCAAGGCAAAAGAGGAGGATGTGACAAGCGAAACGTGGCGGAGTCACAGGAAGCATGTGTTTGTCTTGAGTGAGGCAGGGAAACCCATCTACACACGCTACGGCACAGAGGAGGCGCTCTCCAGCATCATGGGAGTCATGATGTTACTCATGTCATTTGTAGAAGATAAGAAGAATATCATACGCTCCATCCATGCAG ATGGCTACAGGGTGGTGTTCCTGCGGAAGAGCCCTCTCATCCTGGTGGGCGTCTTTCGTACAAAGTGTTCTGACCGGGAACTGACACGAGAGCTTCAGTATGTCTACTACCAGATTGTTAGCCTGCTCACCCTCACACAGCTGAACCACGTCTTCCAGCACCGGCAGAGCTACGACCTACGGCGCCTGCTGGCCGGTTCAGAGCACCTCACCGACAACCTGCTGCGGCTCCTGGACCGAGATCCGGGCCTGCTGCTGAGTGCCGTGATGTGCCTGCCTTTGGCCGGCTCGGCCCGTGACATGGTCTCCTCCAGCTTGCAGGCTGCTAAAGCCAAGAACCTGGTATTCTCCATCCTGCTAGCTGGAAACAGGCTGGTGACACTTGTACGCAAAAAGGACCAGTTCCTGCACCACATGGACCTGCACTTGCTCTTCAACTTGGTTGGCTCTTCGTCTTCCTTCCGTGAAGGCGAGGGGTGGACACCCATATGTCTGCCCAAGTTTAACCCGGCTGGATTTTTCCACGCACACATTTCTTACCTGGAACCAGCATCGGATCTGTGTCTGATTCTGGTATCCACCGATCGAGAGGATTTCTTTAACCTCTCCGACTGCAAGAAACGGTTTCTGGAGCGTTTGCGCAAACGCAATGCATATCAATCCCTGCAGGAAGCGCTGAACATGCCAAGTTATCCTGTATCACATGTCGGCATACCTGAGCTGCGACACTTTGTGTACAAATCTAAAAGCTCTGGGCTCTATACAAG CCCCGACCTTCCATCACCATACCAGGGAGAAGAAGAGCAAGAAAGGCTGATGCGATTGTACCAGCAACTGCACAGCTGCCTGCATAACCCCACACGCCCCCTACGCTACATTTACCGCTGTGCAGACACCGAAAACCTTTATGCCTTG GTAACAAGTGGTTTCGAGCTCTACCTCTGCTTCAGTCCTTTGGGGACAAAGAGCCTTGCTGTATCTGCTGTCAACAAACTCCTGAAGTGGATCAGGAAGGAGGAGGATCGTCTGTTCATACTCAGTCCCTTAACATACTGA
- the traip gene encoding E3 ubiquitin-protein ligase TRAIP → MPIRAYCTICSDFFDNSKDVAAIHCGHTFHYVCLLQWFQSAPSKTCPQCRKQVSTRHIINKLFFDIAPEDDGTPADPESLQNELDRMKAVLSEKEKDWKDKQKSVDTLKDTIERQKKDLDRVRKEIGDKEMLCSVLRKQMNFLESQKNEGQAAKEEAKRLRVKMKTYESLDVVLQGQRSEVEAMITDMGVGQSAVEQLSIYCISLKKEYENLKESKKSTNEMCEKLKRELISSNSKLQKATTETNRTKEDMRALQKDLSNADKEITSLKKKVEILQRTLSTPTRTNEAISRLVFESPAPLEYKQPGHGPMTDSQEIDLNLTFDINTPEQVEKKPIPVPSKKIRLDPSASSSNNMENKHGRGNARVKDDDVMMGPMLRNSLLFRKNAFGSMLDPCKFGTVRSGYDGLGGRAKFIQPSPLSEIRPLAMKSKRKKVSRPITSKPTSSLTTLDGFLE, encoded by the exons ATGCCCATTCGCGCATACTGCACCATCTGCTCAGACTTCTTTGATAATTCCAAAGATGTGGCTGCAATTCACTGTGGTCACACTTTTCACTATGTCTG TCTTCTCCAGTGGTTTCAGTCGGCCCCAAGCAAAACCTGTCCACAGTGCAGGAAACAG GTCAGCACGCGACACATTATCAACAAGCTGTTCTTTGACATAGCCCCAGAGGATGATGGGACGCCAGCGGACCCTGAAAGTTTACAG AATGAGCTTGATCGCATGAAAGCAGTATTGTCTGAAAAAG AGAAAGATTGGAAGGACAAGCAGAAGTCAGTGGACACTCTAAAAGACACAATTGAGAGGCAGAAGAAGGACCTGGATAGAGTACGGAAGGAAATTGGAGACAAAGAGATGCTGTGTTCTGTCCTCCGG AAACAGATGAATTTCTTGGAGAGTCAGAAAAATGAAGGACAGGCAGCCAAGGAGGAAGCCAAGCGACTCCGAGTCAAAATGAAAACATATGAGAG TTTAGATGTGGTCCTACAgggtcagaggtcagaggtGGAGGCCATGATCACTGATATGGGTGTTGGTCAGTCTGCAGTTGAACAGCTCTCCATATACTGCATCTCACTTAAAAA GGAGTACGAAAACCTGAAAGAAAGCAAGAAATCAACCAATGAGATGTGTGAGAAGCTAAAAAGGGAACTGATCTCTTCTAACAGCAAG TTGCAGAAAGCCACTACAGAGACAAACAGGACAAAGGAGGACATGAGGGCGCTTCAGAAAGACCTTTCCAACGCAGACAAAGAGATCACT AGCCTAAAGAAGAAGGTGGAAATTCTTCAGCGGACATTAAGCACTCCAACTCGCACTAATGAGGCCATCAGCAGACTGGTGTTTGAGAG CCCTGCACCTCTGGAGTATAAACAACCTGGTCATGGTCCGATGACAGACTCTCAGGAAATTGACCTCAATCTGACCTTTGACATTAACACACCTGAACAGGTGGAGAAGAAACCCATTCCGGTCCCATCTAAGAAGATTCGTCTGGACCCTTCGGC ATCCTCATCCAACAACATGGAAAATAAACACGGACGTGGG AATGCTCGTGTTAAAGACGATGATGTCATGATGGGGCCCATGTTAAGGAACTCGCTGCTCTTCAGAAAGAACGCGTTTGGGAGCATGCTGGACCCATGCAAATTTGGCACT GTAAGATCTGGCTATGATGGACTTGGAGGAAGAGCCAAATTTATCCAACCT TCTCCTCTATCTGAGATCCGACCCCTCGCCATGAAGTCCAAGAGGAAGAAGGTTTCCAGGCCCATTACAAGCAAGCCCACCTCCAGCCTGACCACTCTGGATGGTTTCTTGGAATAA